In Chromobacterium rhizoryzae, one genomic interval encodes:
- the phaR gene encoding polyhydroxyalkanoate synthesis repressor PhaR: protein MSVEKRVIKKYPNRRLYDTATSSYITLGDVKQLVLDNVDIQVVDAKSQEDITRSVLLQIILEEENGGMPMFSYEVLTQFIRSYGQAMQGMMGPFLENNLQLFAQLQQKMQEQTRAIYGDNTMLNANLWGEFMKFQGPAVQNMMANYMEQSTSMFLDMQNRMQEQTKQLFGGFAFPAYKQGEDDKDPS from the coding sequence ATGAGTGTTGAAAAGCGGGTCATCAAAAAGTACCCGAACCGCCGGCTGTACGATACCGCCACCAGTTCCTACATCACCTTGGGGGATGTGAAGCAATTGGTGCTTGATAATGTGGACATTCAAGTCGTCGACGCCAAGAGCCAAGAGGACATCACCCGCAGTGTGCTGTTGCAGATCATCCTGGAGGAGGAGAACGGCGGCATGCCGATGTTCAGCTACGAGGTGCTGACCCAGTTTATCCGCTCCTACGGCCAGGCCATGCAGGGCATGATGGGGCCCTTCCTGGAGAACAATCTGCAACTGTTCGCCCAGCTGCAGCAGAAAATGCAGGAACAAACCCGCGCGATTTACGGCGACAACACCATGTTGAACGCCAATCTGTGGGGCGAGTTCATGAAATTTCAGGGGCCGGCGGTGCAGAACATGATGGCCAACTACATGGAACAGAGCACCAGCATGTTCCTGGACATGCAGAACCGGATGCAGGAACAGACCAAGCAACTGTTCGGCGGTTTCGCCTTCCCGGCTTACAAGCAGGGCGAGGACGACAAGGACCCGTCCTAA
- the ilvA gene encoding threonine ammonia-lyase, biosynthetic, which yields MQEKQDYLERILTSRVYDVAIETPLELAPNLSRRYRNTILLKREDLQPVFSFKLRGAYNKMAKLSAEQRARGVITASAGNHAQGVALSASRLGCAATIVMPVTTPQIKIDAVKQYGGQVVLHGDSFNEAFHHATELAAQNGMTYIPPFDDPDVIAGQGTIGMEILRQHPDGLNAVFVAIGGGGLAAGISSFIKRLKPEIKVIGVQPVDSDAMRQSIAKGERVELKDVGLFADGVAVKLVGEETFRICRELLDEIILVDTDAICAAIKDIFEDTRSIVEPAGALAVAGAKAYVEREGCVDQTLVAISCGANMNFDRLRHVSERSELGERREAVIAVTIPEKPGSFKRFCTVIGGRNITEFNYRFADPGTAHVFVGVQISGKQDLENILSSLNAHELDSIDLTDNELAKLHIRHLVGGHAPQLKDERVLRFEFPDRPGALMRFLEAMSVDWNISLFHYRNHGADYGRVLVGIQVPASDDAEFQRFLDNLGYPYVEETQNPAYKLFLGKTIR from the coding sequence ATGCAAGAGAAGCAAGACTATCTGGAACGCATCCTGACGTCGCGGGTTTACGACGTCGCCATCGAAACGCCGCTGGAGCTGGCGCCCAATCTGTCGCGCCGCTATCGCAACACGATTCTGCTCAAGCGCGAGGATCTGCAGCCGGTGTTCTCCTTCAAGCTGCGCGGCGCTTACAACAAGATGGCCAAGCTCAGCGCGGAACAGCGCGCGCGCGGCGTGATCACCGCCAGCGCCGGCAACCACGCGCAGGGCGTGGCCTTGTCCGCCAGCCGGCTGGGCTGCGCGGCCACCATCGTGATGCCGGTGACCACGCCGCAGATCAAGATAGACGCGGTCAAGCAATACGGCGGCCAGGTGGTGCTGCATGGCGATTCCTTCAACGAAGCCTTCCACCACGCAACTGAATTGGCCGCGCAAAACGGCATGACTTATATTCCGCCGTTCGACGACCCGGACGTGATCGCCGGCCAGGGCACCATAGGCATGGAGATTCTGCGCCAGCACCCGGACGGCTTGAACGCCGTCTTCGTCGCCATCGGCGGCGGCGGCCTGGCCGCCGGCATCTCCAGCTTCATCAAGCGGCTGAAGCCGGAGATCAAGGTGATAGGCGTGCAGCCGGTGGATTCCGACGCCATGCGCCAATCCATCGCCAAGGGCGAGCGCGTGGAGTTGAAGGACGTGGGCCTGTTCGCCGACGGGGTGGCGGTCAAGCTGGTGGGGGAGGAGACTTTCCGCATTTGCCGCGAGCTGCTGGACGAGATCATCCTGGTGGACACCGACGCCATCTGCGCGGCGATCAAGGACATCTTCGAAGACACCCGCTCCATCGTGGAGCCGGCGGGCGCCTTGGCGGTGGCCGGCGCCAAGGCTTACGTGGAGCGCGAAGGCTGCGTGGACCAGACCCTGGTGGCGATTTCCTGCGGCGCCAATATGAATTTCGACCGCCTGCGCCATGTGTCCGAGCGTTCCGAACTGGGCGAGCGGCGCGAGGCCGTCATCGCGGTGACCATTCCGGAAAAGCCGGGCAGCTTCAAGCGCTTCTGTACCGTGATAGGCGGCCGCAACATCACCGAGTTCAATTACCGCTTCGCCGATCCCGGCACCGCCCATGTCTTCGTCGGCGTGCAGATCAGCGGCAAACAGGACCTGGAGAACATACTCTCCAGCCTGAACGCGCATGAGCTGGACAGCATCGATCTGACCGACAACGAATTGGCCAAGCTGCACATCCGCCATCTGGTGGGCGGTCACGCGCCGCAGCTCAAGGACGAGCGAGTGCTGCGCTTCGAGTTTCCGGACCGTCCGGGCGCGCTGATGCGTTTCCTGGAGGCGATGAGCGTGGACTGGAACATCAGCCTGTTCCATTATCGCAATCACGGCGCCGATTACGGCCGCGTGCTGGTGGGCATACAGGTGCCGGCCAGCGACGACGCGGAGTTCCAGCGCTTCCTCGACAATCTGGGCTATCCCTATGTCGAGGAAACCCAGAACCCGGCTTACAAGCTGTTCCTGGGCAAGACCATACGTTGA
- the lipB gene encoding lipoyl(octanoyl) transferase LipB, translating to MSRIVKHLGRVDYEPTWRAMQAFTDARNVDTPDELWVVEHPPVYTQGLAGKPEHLLHATAIPVVKTDRGGQITYHGPGQLVVYLLVDFKRMGIGVRELVRRIEQAVIDTLAELGIHGNGDVDAPGVYVAGAKIASLGLRIKNHAVYHGLSFNVDMDLAPFDSINPCGYANLKVTDLKQLGVELSLAAAADTLLPHLERLLNSTKELT from the coding sequence GTGTCGCGCATCGTCAAACATCTGGGCCGGGTGGATTACGAACCAACCTGGCGCGCCATGCAGGCGTTCACCGACGCCCGCAACGTCGATACCCCCGATGAACTGTGGGTGGTCGAACATCCGCCCGTCTACACCCAGGGCCTGGCCGGCAAGCCGGAGCACCTGCTGCACGCCACCGCCATTCCGGTGGTGAAAACCGACCGCGGCGGCCAGATCACCTATCACGGGCCGGGCCAGTTGGTGGTTTATCTGCTGGTGGATTTCAAGCGCATGGGCATAGGCGTGCGCGAGCTGGTGCGCCGCATCGAACAGGCGGTGATAGACACGCTGGCGGAACTGGGCATACACGGCAACGGCGATGTGGACGCGCCCGGCGTTTACGTGGCCGGCGCCAAGATCGCCTCGCTGGGCCTGCGCATCAAGAACCACGCGGTCTACCATGGCCTCAGCTTCAATGTGGACATGGACCTGGCGCCTTTCGATTCCATCAATCCTTGCGGTTACGCCAACCTCAAGGTGACCGACCTGAAACAACTGGGAGTGGAGCTGAGCCTTGCCGCCGCCGCCGATACGCTGCTGCCGCATCTGGAGCGCCTCCTGAACAGCACCAAGGAACTGACATGA
- a CDS encoding D-alanyl-D-alanine carboxypeptidase family protein, which translates to MKTFTSILTAAAIALPSVSFASAAFLPPAPEIAGKAYYLTDFNSGQVLAERDPDSRVEPASLTKLMTAYLTFKALKEKRLTLEQTLTVSQKGWKTEGSRMFLDPKVPAKVDDLIKGMIVQSGNDACVTLAEAIAGSEEVFAQVMTQQAQKLGMKNTQFRNATGLPNPEHYTTVHDLGILAGALIRDFPEFYPIYSIKSFTYNNIKQPNRNLLLYRDPNVDGMKTGYTDSAGYNMITTSHRDGRRVISVVVGTASPEARAVESSKLLNYGLQFYDTPKLYSGAKPVSELPIYKGAAKTVSVGFASDVYATVAKGQAAKLKADLTTMQPLIAPVKAGQVVGKLVVSLDGKPLFERPVVALKAVEEGGFFSRLWDSIKLMLGWK; encoded by the coding sequence ATGAAAACATTCACCAGCATTCTCACGGCAGCGGCGATCGCGCTGCCGTCCGTCTCTTTCGCCTCCGCCGCCTTTCTGCCGCCTGCGCCCGAAATCGCCGGCAAGGCTTATTACCTGACCGACTTCAACAGCGGGCAAGTGCTGGCCGAGCGCGACCCGGACTCCCGCGTGGAGCCGGCCTCGCTGACCAAGCTGATGACCGCCTACCTCACCTTCAAGGCGCTGAAGGAAAAACGGCTGACTCTGGAACAGACGCTGACGGTGTCGCAAAAAGGCTGGAAAACCGAAGGCTCGCGCATGTTCCTGGATCCCAAGGTGCCGGCCAAGGTCGACGACCTGATCAAGGGCATGATCGTGCAATCCGGCAACGACGCCTGCGTGACGCTGGCTGAAGCCATCGCCGGCAGCGAGGAAGTCTTCGCCCAGGTGATGACCCAGCAGGCGCAGAAACTGGGCATGAAGAACACCCAGTTCCGCAACGCCACCGGCCTGCCCAATCCCGAGCATTACACCACCGTGCACGATCTGGGCATCCTGGCCGGCGCGCTGATCCGCGACTTCCCGGAGTTCTACCCGATCTACTCGATCAAGTCCTTCACCTACAACAACATCAAGCAGCCCAACCGCAACCTGCTGCTCTACCGCGACCCCAACGTCGACGGCATGAAGACCGGCTACACCGACAGCGCCGGCTACAATATGATCACCACCAGCCACCGCGACGGCCGTCGCGTGATTTCGGTGGTGGTGGGCACCGCCAGCCCTGAGGCGCGCGCGGTGGAAAGCTCCAAGCTGCTCAACTACGGCTTGCAGTTTTACGATACGCCCAAACTGTATAGCGGCGCCAAGCCGGTGTCCGAGCTGCCCATCTACAAGGGCGCGGCCAAAACCGTGTCCGTCGGCTTCGCCAGCGACGTCTACGCCACCGTGGCCAAGGGCCAGGCCGCCAAGCTCAAGGCCGATCTGACCACCATGCAGCCCTTGATCGCCCCGGTCAAAGCCGGCCAGGTGGTGGGCAAGCTGGTGGTGTCGCTGGACGGCAAGCCGCTGTTCGAGCGCCCGGTGGTGGCCTTGAAGGCGGTGGAAGAAGGCGGCTTCTTCAGCCGGCTGTGGGACAGCATCAAGCTGATGCTGGGCTGGAAATAA
- a CDS encoding phasin family protein, with product MSISNEQLNKLSLNGLETIFRFSQITLDSAERLVKLNLEISKQSLEENVKIAKQLSGVTDPQEAVSHLNKLATQNIDTALANSRNLYDIVSSAQSELTKLAEENLGSFNKSLIGAIESAAKNAPAGSDAALNAVKSSVAAAAAAVNTFSKAAQQVVEFTDSSVKAATSATADAVKTASKRAPTA from the coding sequence ATGTCCATCAGCAATGAGCAACTGAACAAGCTGTCCCTGAACGGTCTGGAAACCATTTTCCGCTTTTCGCAAATCACTCTGGATAGCGCCGAGCGCCTGGTCAAGCTGAACCTGGAAATCTCCAAGCAGTCGCTGGAAGAAAACGTCAAAATCGCCAAGCAGCTGAGCGGCGTGACCGACCCGCAAGAAGCGGTTAGCCACCTGAACAAGCTGGCCACCCAGAACATCGATACCGCTCTGGCCAATTCCCGCAATCTGTACGACATCGTCTCCTCCGCTCAAAGCGAACTGACCAAGCTGGCCGAAGAAAACCTGGGCAGCTTCAACAAGTCGCTGATCGGCGCGATCGAATCCGCAGCCAAAAACGCTCCGGCCGGCTCCGACGCCGCGCTGAACGCGGTGAAAAGCTCGGTAGCCGCCGCCGCCGCCGCGGTCAACACCTTCAGCAAAGCCGCCCAGCAAGTGGTGGAGTTCACCGACAGCAGCGTCAAGGCCGCCACCAGCGCCACCGCCGACGCGGTGAAGACCGCCAGCAAGCGCGCGCCCACCGCTTAA
- a CDS encoding HP0495 family protein, which yields MSEKQELMEFPCRFPIKVMGERHEDFVLTITEVVRVNAPDLADHDVTLRESANGRFYALTVTVTATSRQQLDNIYLSLTGHPMVKMVL from the coding sequence ATGTCTGAAAAACAGGAACTCATGGAATTCCCCTGTCGCTTCCCCATCAAGGTGATGGGCGAGCGTCACGAGGATTTCGTCCTCACCATCACCGAGGTCGTCCGCGTCAACGCGCCCGACCTGGCCGACCACGACGTGACGCTGCGCGAAAGCGCCAACGGCCGCTTTTACGCGCTGACCGTCACCGTCACCGCCACCTCGCGTCAACAGCTGGACAATATCTATCTGTCGCTGACCGGCCATCCGATGGTGAAAATGGTGCTTTAA
- a CDS encoding TIGR00645 family protein has product MKTLVSRMESLIFASRWLQAPLYLGLIVAQGVYVYKFLLELIHLVADASSMTETQIMLIVLGLIDVVMIANLLIMVVVGGYETFVSKIDSLNSHEDRPEWLSHVNAGVLKTKLSLALISISSIHLLKTFISASNLGSPGNPLTEQGVMWQVVIHCTFLLSALVMAWTDKLMQSKH; this is encoded by the coding sequence ATGAAAACTCTCGTTTCACGCATGGAGTCCCTGATTTTCGCCAGCCGCTGGCTGCAGGCTCCGCTCTACCTTGGCCTCATCGTCGCCCAGGGGGTGTACGTCTATAAGTTTCTGCTCGAACTGATCCACTTGGTCGCCGACGCCTCCAGCATGACGGAAACCCAGATCATGCTGATCGTGCTGGGCCTGATCGACGTGGTGATGATCGCCAATCTACTGATCATGGTGGTGGTGGGCGGCTACGAAACCTTCGTCTCCAAGATCGACAGTCTGAACAGCCACGAGGACCGGCCGGAATGGCTGTCCCATGTCAACGCCGGCGTGCTGAAGACCAAGCTGTCGCTGGCGCTGATCAGCATCTCCTCCATCCATCTGCTGAAAACCTTCATCAGCGCGTCCAATCTGGGCAGCCCCGGCAATCCGCTCACCGAGCAGGGCGTGATGTGGCAGGTGGTGATCCATTGCACCTTCCTGCTGTCCGCTCTGGTGATGGCCTGGACCGACAAGCTGATGCAAAGCAAGCACTGA
- the lipA gene encoding lipoyl synthase yields the protein MKPENQAGVKHKGAAKTARIPIKIVPLDEKLKKPEWIRAKLPNGQRFHEIKQILREQKLHTVCEEATCPNIGECFSKGTATFMIMGDICTRRCPFCDVGHGRPNPLDPDEPRHLAESVAAMKLKYVVVTSVDRDDLRDGGAQHFADCINSVREMSPNTQIETLVPDFRGRLDVAVDILSQTPPDVMNHNLETVPRLYKQARPGSDYAHSLQLLKDYKAKNPDVRTKSGLMVGLGETDEEILEVMRDLRAHNVDMLTIGQYLQPSDGHLPVLRYVHPDVFKMFEKKAYEMGFVHAAVGAMVRSSYHADVQAHEAGV from the coding sequence ATGAAGCCGGAAAACCAGGCTGGGGTCAAACACAAGGGCGCGGCCAAAACCGCCCGCATCCCCATCAAGATCGTCCCGCTGGACGAAAAACTGAAAAAACCGGAATGGATCCGCGCCAAGCTGCCCAACGGCCAGCGCTTCCACGAGATCAAGCAGATTCTGCGCGAACAAAAGCTGCACACGGTGTGCGAGGAAGCCACCTGCCCGAACATCGGCGAATGTTTCAGCAAAGGCACCGCCACCTTCATGATCATGGGCGATATCTGCACCCGTCGCTGCCCGTTCTGCGACGTGGGCCACGGCCGCCCCAATCCGCTGGATCCGGACGAACCTCGCCACCTGGCGGAGAGCGTGGCCGCGATGAAGCTGAAGTACGTGGTGGTGACCTCGGTGGACCGTGACGATCTGCGCGACGGCGGCGCCCAGCACTTCGCCGACTGCATCAACTCGGTGCGTGAAATGTCGCCCAACACCCAGATCGAAACCCTGGTGCCGGACTTCCGCGGCCGCCTGGACGTGGCCGTCGACATCCTGAGCCAGACCCCGCCGGACGTGATGAACCACAATCTGGAAACCGTGCCGCGGCTGTACAAGCAGGCGCGTCCGGGTTCGGATTACGCGCACTCGCTGCAATTGCTGAAGGACTACAAGGCCAAGAACCCCGACGTCCGCACCAAGTCCGGCCTGATGGTGGGCCTGGGCGAGACTGACGAAGAGATCCTGGAAGTGATGCGCGATCTGCGCGCCCACAATGTGGACATGCTGACCATAGGCCAGTATCTGCAGCCGTCCGACGGCCACCTGCCGGTACTGCGCTATGTGCACCCGGACGTATTCAAGATGTTCGAGAAAAAAGCCTATGAAATGGGCTTCGTCCATGCCGCCGTGGGCGCGATGGTGCGCTCCAGCTACCACGCCGACGTGCAGGCGCACGAGGCCGGCGTATAA
- a CDS encoding M14 family metallopeptidase, translating to MKISSNFDAGSIEIVSADNYEDIQLRIRRDNAADFAQWFYFRVQGAAYQHCTFNFLNAGESAYPDGWVDYQAVASYDRINWFRVPTHYENGVMTIDHVPLSGSIYYAYFEPYSYDQHLNLIGQAQGSGLCQVSDLGFTVQQRDINLLTIGHEVESDLKIWIIARQHPGETMAEWFIEGLLNRLLDPQDPTSRALLDRATFYVVPNMNPDGSVLGNLRTNAAGANLNREWAAPSAETSPEVLAVRNKMQEIGVDLFLDIHGDENIPYVFLAGTEGVPSWNERLETLADQFRHHLLLASPDYQTEHGYPRNAPGKANMTIATNWVCEHFGCLAFTLEMPFKDNANLPDDDFGWSGQRSLRLGEAALSPIYAIAQNLRA from the coding sequence ATGAAAATCAGCAGCAATTTTGACGCCGGCAGCATCGAGATCGTCTCCGCCGACAACTACGAAGACATCCAACTGCGCATCCGCCGCGACAATGCGGCCGATTTCGCCCAGTGGTTCTACTTCCGCGTGCAAGGCGCCGCTTATCAGCACTGCACCTTCAATTTCCTGAACGCCGGCGAAAGCGCCTATCCGGACGGCTGGGTCGACTACCAGGCGGTGGCCTCCTACGACCGCATCAACTGGTTCCGCGTGCCCACCCACTACGAAAACGGCGTGATGACGATAGATCACGTGCCGCTGTCCGGCAGCATCTACTACGCCTATTTCGAACCCTATTCCTACGACCAGCATCTGAACCTGATCGGTCAGGCGCAGGGCTCCGGCCTGTGCCAGGTCAGCGACCTGGGCTTTACCGTGCAGCAGCGCGACATCAATCTGCTGACCATAGGCCACGAGGTGGAATCGGATCTCAAGATCTGGATCATCGCCCGTCAGCATCCGGGCGAAACCATGGCCGAATGGTTCATCGAAGGCCTGCTCAACCGCCTGCTGGACCCGCAGGACCCCACCAGCCGCGCGCTGCTGGACCGCGCTACTTTCTACGTGGTGCCCAATATGAACCCGGACGGCTCGGTGCTGGGCAATCTGCGCACCAACGCCGCCGGCGCCAACCTGAACCGCGAATGGGCGGCCCCCAGCGCGGAGACCAGCCCGGAAGTGCTGGCGGTGCGCAACAAGATGCAGGAAATCGGCGTGGACCTGTTCCTGGACATCCACGGCGACGAGAACATTCCCTATGTGTTCCTGGCCGGCACCGAAGGCGTGCCGTCGTGGAACGAGCGCCTGGAAACCCTGGCCGATCAGTTCCGCCACCACCTGCTGCTGGCCAGCCCGGACTACCAGACCGAACACGGCTACCCGCGCAACGCGCCGGGCAAGGCCAATATGACCATCGCCACCAACTGGGTATGCGAACACTTCGGCTGTCTCGCCTTCACGCTGGAGATGCCGTTCAAGGACAACGCCAATCTGCCGGACGACGACTTCGGCTGGAGCGGCCAGCGCAGCCTGCGCCTGGGCGAGGCGGCCTTGTCGCCCATCTATGCGATTGCGCAGAACCTGCGCGCCTGA
- a CDS encoding HAD family hydrolase has product MIKAVLFDLDGTLADTARDLGAALNRLLAEEGLPPQPYAAVRPIASHGARGLVSLGFGIDREHPRFEEYRLRFLDHYEHSFADETVLFDGVNGLIQGLMDKGLLWGIITNKPMRFTDRLVPSLPFIAAPAVTVSGDTVGVPKPDPRPMRFAAERIGIAPEHCLYVGDAERDIAAGRSVGMKTVLANWGYIADSDRPAEWGADIAIDHPLQLLDHV; this is encoded by the coding sequence ATGATCAAGGCAGTTCTATTCGATCTGGACGGCACCTTGGCCGACACCGCGCGCGATCTGGGCGCCGCGCTCAACCGCCTGCTGGCCGAGGAGGGGCTGCCGCCGCAGCCGTACGCGGCGGTGCGTCCCATCGCCAGCCACGGCGCGCGCGGGCTGGTCAGCCTGGGCTTCGGCATCGACCGCGAGCACCCGCGTTTCGAGGAATATCGCTTGCGCTTTCTGGATCACTACGAGCACAGCTTCGCCGACGAGACCGTCCTGTTCGACGGCGTCAACGGCCTGATCCAGGGCTTGATGGACAAGGGCTTGCTGTGGGGCATCATCACCAATAAGCCGATGCGCTTCACCGACCGTCTGGTGCCTTCGCTGCCTTTCATCGCGGCGCCGGCGGTGACGGTCAGCGGCGACACGGTGGGCGTGCCCAAACCGGACCCGCGGCCGATGCGCTTCGCCGCCGAGCGGATAGGCATCGCGCCCGAGCATTGCCTGTACGTGGGCGACGCTGAGCGCGACATCGCCGCCGGCCGCAGCGTGGGCATGAAGACGGTGTTGGCCAATTGGGGTTACATCGCCGACAGCGACCGGCCGGCGGAGTGGGGCGCCGACATCGCCATCGATCATCCGCTGCAATTGCTCGACCACGTTTGA
- the rimO gene encoding 30S ribosomal protein S12 methylthiotransferase RimO, with translation MADKIPSIGFVSLGCPKASSDSEQILTRLRAEGYDISGSYAGADLVVVNTCGFIDSAVAESLDAIGEALNENGKVIVTGCLGAKGDVVRDAHPSVLAVTGPHATDEVMSAVHAHLPKPHDPFVDLVPDIGVRLTPKHYAYLKISEGCNHRCTFCIIPSMRGDLESRPIHDVLREAENLAKAGVKEILVISQDTSAYGVDTKYKLGFHNGRPVKTRMTELCEELGRHGIWVRLHYVYPYPHVDEVIPLMRDGKILPYLDIPFQHASQKVLKLMKRPANSDNVLARIKKWREICPELVIRSTFIVGFPGETEEDFEELLSFIREAELDRVGCFTYSPVEGATANDLPNPVPEAVKEARKERFMAVQEEISARRLERRVGQTMQVLVDEIDDEGTAICRSYADAPEIDGLVFVEDAAGMRAGEFYSVKIVDCSEHDLWGERLSS, from the coding sequence ATGGCAGACAAGATTCCAAGCATCGGCTTCGTGTCGCTGGGCTGTCCCAAAGCCTCCAGCGACTCCGAGCAGATCCTGACCCGCCTTCGCGCCGAAGGCTACGATATTTCCGGCAGTTACGCCGGCGCCGACCTGGTGGTGGTCAACACCTGCGGCTTCATCGATTCCGCCGTGGCCGAGTCCCTGGACGCGATCGGCGAAGCCCTGAACGAGAACGGCAAGGTCATCGTCACCGGCTGTCTGGGGGCCAAGGGCGATGTGGTGCGCGACGCGCATCCGTCGGTCTTGGCCGTGACCGGCCCGCACGCCACCGACGAGGTGATGAGCGCGGTGCACGCGCATCTGCCCAAGCCTCACGATCCCTTCGTCGATCTGGTGCCGGACATCGGCGTGCGGCTGACGCCCAAGCATTACGCCTATCTGAAGATTTCCGAAGGCTGCAACCATCGCTGCACCTTCTGCATCATCCCGTCCATGCGCGGCGATCTGGAAAGCCGGCCGATTCACGATGTGCTGCGCGAAGCGGAGAACCTGGCCAAGGCCGGGGTCAAGGAAATCCTGGTGATCTCGCAGGACACCTCGGCTTACGGCGTGGACACCAAGTACAAGCTGGGCTTCCACAACGGCCGTCCGGTGAAGACCCGGATGACCGAGCTGTGCGAGGAACTGGGCCGCCACGGCATTTGGGTGCGTCTGCATTACGTCTACCCGTATCCGCATGTGGACGAGGTGATTCCGCTGATGCGCGACGGCAAGATCCTGCCCTATCTGGATATCCCGTTCCAGCACGCCAGCCAGAAGGTGCTGAAGCTGATGAAGCGTCCGGCCAATAGCGACAATGTGTTGGCGCGCATCAAGAAATGGCGCGAGATCTGTCCGGAACTGGTGATCCGCTCCACCTTCATCGTCGGTTTCCCCGGCGAGACCGAAGAAGACTTCGAAGAATTGCTGAGCTTTATCCGCGAGGCGGAACTGGACCGCGTAGGCTGTTTCACCTATTCGCCGGTGGAAGGCGCCACGGCCAACGATTTGCCGAACCCGGTGCCGGAAGCGGTGAAGGAGGCGCGCAAAGAGCGTTTCATGGCGGTGCAGGAAGAGATCAGCGCGCGTCGCCTGGAGCGCCGCGTCGGCCAGACCATGCAGGTGCTGGTGGACGAGATCGACGACGAAGGCACGGCGATTTGCCGCAGCTACGCGGACGCGCCGGAGATAGACGGCCTGGTGTTCGTCGAGGACGCCGCCGGCATGCGCGCGGGCGAGT
- a CDS encoding tetratricopeptide repeat protein produces MSAEALSARLRAAQRSHLDGDWAEAERAYRACLRDWPACAAAKSFLAFLLLQTQRPAEAEVWLSEAIAAEACHADWHFSLGMAQARQGRSGDARRAFAAAAELDGGQPMYWTNLAAACEQDGDFAAAEQACRQALSADAGCADAHFLLAGLCLRQERHAEARRHNALGIVAQPAAHGPIARIEAHCELDQRDAALALLHDWLAQAPDDPVALHLLAACGGAEPPPQCSPEFIRRTFDANAEAFDATLTNLHYQGPQWLAQCLERLAPPPAALDALDLGCGTGLAGGVLRPYARRLLGVDLSGEMLARAADKGVYDVLTQGDIIEFLATAPLPVDLICCLDTLSYFGDLEPALSWMARALKPGGLLLFSIERAPRALPGGHRLQPCGRYLHDPDWVEGLLAACGLALRERRDMMLREEAGCPVPGAFYCAERMP; encoded by the coding sequence ATGTCCGCCGAAGCGCTGAGCGCCCGCCTGCGCGCGGCGCAGCGCAGCCATCTGGACGGCGACTGGGCCGAGGCGGAGCGGGCTTATCGCGCCTGCCTGCGCGATTGGCCCGCGTGCGCCGCGGCCAAATCCTTTCTGGCTTTCCTCTTGCTGCAGACGCAGCGCCCGGCCGAGGCCGAAGTCTGGCTGAGCGAGGCGATCGCCGCGGAGGCGTGCCATGCGGACTGGCATTTCAGCCTGGGCATGGCGCAGGCGCGGCAGGGCCGTTCGGGCGACGCGCGGCGAGCTTTCGCCGCGGCCGCGGAGCTGGACGGCGGCCAGCCCATGTATTGGACCAATCTGGCCGCCGCCTGCGAGCAGGACGGCGATTTCGCCGCCGCGGAACAGGCGTGCCGGCAAGCGCTGAGCGCGGACGCCGGCTGCGCCGACGCGCACTTCCTGCTGGCCGGCCTGTGTTTGCGACAGGAGCGCCATGCCGAGGCGCGGCGCCACAATGCGTTGGGCATTGTGGCCCAGCCGGCCGCGCATGGGCCGATCGCGCGCATCGAGGCGCATTGTGAGCTGGATCAGCGCGACGCGGCCCTGGCCTTGTTGCATGACTGGCTGGCGCAAGCGCCGGACGATCCGGTGGCCTTGCATCTGTTGGCCGCCTGCGGCGGCGCGGAGCCGCCGCCGCAGTGCAGCCCGGAATTCATCCGGCGGACTTTCGACGCCAACGCCGAGGCGTTTGACGCCACCCTGACCAACCTGCATTACCAGGGGCCGCAGTGGCTGGCGCAATGTCTGGAACGATTGGCGCCGCCGCCGGCCGCTCTGGACGCGCTGGATCTGGGCTGCGGCACCGGCCTGGCCGGCGGGGTCTTGCGGCCGTATGCGCGTCGCTTGCTGGGGGTGGATCTCAGCGGCGAAATGCTGGCGCGCGCCGCGGACAAGGGCGTGTACGACGTCTTGACCCAGGGCGACATCATCGAATTCCTGGCGACGGCTCCATTGCCGGTCGATCTGATCTGCTGCCTGGACACGCTCAGCTATTTTGGCGATCTGGAGCCGGCCCTGAGCTGGATGGCGCGTGCGCTCAAACCGGGCGGCTTGCTGCTGTTCAGCATAGAGCGCGCGCCGCGGGCTTTGCCGGGCGGCCACCGGCTGCAGCCCTGCGGGCGCTATCTGCACGATCCGGACTGGGTGGAGGGGCTGCTGGCGGCGTGCGGGTTGGCGTTGCGGGAGCGCCGGGACATGATGTTGCGGGAGGAGGCGGGGTGTCCGGTGCCCGGCGCTTTCTATTGCGCCGAGCGCATGCCTTAG